In the genome of Dasypus novemcinctus isolate mDasNov1 chromosome 30, mDasNov1.1.hap2, whole genome shotgun sequence, one region contains:
- the LOC131276880 gene encoding olfactory receptor 7A10-like has product METENQTFVLEFVLLGLSEDTGVQPLLFGLFLLMYLVTLTGNLLIILAIISDSHLHTPMYIFLSNLSFTDICFTSTTVPKMLLNIQTERKIITFENCLSQIFLYILFGQIDTALLTVMAYDRFLAICQPLHYMVIMNPRLCGLLLLASWLFSVLYSLLQCLMVLRLSFCTKLEIPHIFCELNQVIRLACSDTFLNDLVMYFASGLLGFIPLTGILFSYSKIISSILRISTTEGKHKGFSTCGSHLSVVTLFYGTCLGVQLSSTASQNSRTNAIASVMYTVVIPMLNPFIYSLRNKDIKQAFKNLRHILSIKGFFSQV; this is encoded by the coding sequence atggaaacagaaaaccaaacatttgTCTTAGAATTTGTACTTCTGGGGCTGTCAGAAGATACAGGagtgcagcccctcctctttggaCTGTTCCTGTTGATGTACCTGGTTACCCTCAcagggaacctgctcatcatcctggccatcatctcagactctcacctccacacacccatgtacatCTTCCTTTCTAAcctgtcttttacagatatctgtttcacctccaccactgtcccaaagatgctgttgaacatccagacagaaagaaaaatcataacttttgaaaactgCCTCAGCCAGATATTTTTGTACATACTTTTTGGACAAATAGATACCGCCCTCTTgactgtgatggcctatgaccgcttctTGGCCATCTGTCAACCACTGCACTATatggtcatcatgaacccccggctctgtggcctcctgctaCTGGCATCCTGGCTATTCAGTGTTTTGTATTCCCTTTTACAATGCCTAATGGTTTTgcgattgtctttttgtacaaaGTTGGAAATCCCCCAcattttctgtgaacttaatcaggtaatccgacttgcttgttctgacaccttcctaaATGACCTAGTGATGTATTTTGCATCTGGACTTCTGGGTTTTATTCCACTCACTgggatccttttctcttactctaaaattatatcctccattttgagaatttcaacaacTGAGGGCAAGCATAAAGGATTTTCTACctgtgggtctcacctctcagtggtgaccttgttttatggtacatgTCTTGGAGTGCAGCTTAGCTCTACTGCTTCGCAAAACTCAAGGACAAATGCAATAGCTTCAGTGATGTACACGGTGGTCATTCCTATGCTGAACCCCTTTATCTACAGTCTTAGAAataaggacataaagcaggcctttaaaaaccTGAGACACATTCTCTCTATAAAAGGATTCTTTTCCCAAGTTTAG